GTAGATCCTGTTCCTAAGGTTCAGGATCTCTCTTTGCAAAGCCTCGTGCTCGCGGTAGAGTTGTTCGTACTTCATCGCCTTGTCCTCCAGTAGCCGCATGTACTTCTCCTTCCGTAACCGGAACGCCTTCTGCGCGTTTCTATTCTGTACTGCGCGCTTAGAGTCCCTCAGCGATTTGAGATTCTTCGATATGTGATTGTATTGCGCCATGCCGTACAGATGCGACAGAGGAGGGTACTGCGCTTTCCTCTCCTCGTCGctctcgtcctcctcgtttGGGGGTGGCGGTGGGGGTGCACCCACcggttgctgttgaggTGGTAACCACACCATGGGCCTTTGGATGAACGTGCCAGCGGGGGCaagtggtggtggtaacgCCATTGGTGACGAAGAATATATGCTGTTGTTGGGTTCAGTAGTCGTAGTAGTTGTCTCGTGTAAGTTTGTGTCGTGCGAGGGCCCCGTCGGGCTGTTCTGCAACGTTACTGTGCCCGGATTTATCCGGGATGCTGTCGTCGTCACTGGTGGCTGCATCGTCCCTGGGAACCCCATACGCGTCTGTGCAGCGGCAGGGCGGAGCGGTGTCGGTATCCTTGTGACCACGGGGAACATGGGACCAGGGTATAGCGGCATCTGCGCCTGCTGGTTTATTCCAGGGTTGTTGCCCGCCGGTTGGACGTGTAACAAATGTTGTGGGTATGCAAACGTTGGTTGCGACTGTACCCCTGGGGGGGCACACTGTATGCCATGGTTACCGGGGAACGCACCAACAGCGTTCTTATGACTGAGGTAAATGATgctattattattattgtcaTTTGTATCATGAGGAGAATTGGCATTAATATTATCATTAGTACGGTCCCAGTTTTCATTACCGAGACCATCCACCAGACGATTTGTTGATCTTTGAACGGCGATGTGGTCCTGCACTTGCCCTCTGTACTCGTCTAGTGGGTTGGACAAATCTCGAATATTCATtggattttttttcaactgTTCCGCCGTTGCAGTATCTGTGCTATGCGTCTGGTCATTATTACTATTGCTGTTCACATCATTGTCGCTCATGTTTTGAGTTTATCTGTCGGCAGTCTGTGCGTATGAGTCAATGTTGCCGCTTTATATCACTTCCACCCAAAATATTACACACAAACACAgacaaacacacacacagacTAACCTTGTTCCAGTTGATGTTAGTGTGTTAATTATTATCTTCGAAATTTTCGAATTTAATGCTCCTCTTCGAGAAtaaaccaaaaaatgacgaGATAAGATACAAAGACACAAATACTGGCCTTCCCACTCtgtaaaataaaataatatGCCTATAGATCCTGAATGCTCCTGGCAAAAAGAGAAGACGGGGGAAGCGGGTTAGGTCCCTTTATTATtttactattattattttgagGGACTGTTCGAGCCAGTAtatcgaaagaaaaaaaatatggaCCTGTACGGCGGGAGACAGACAGAATGATAGTGGTATTGATAGTAGTGATGGTGAACGGACGTTCCTTATATAATCCGTAAAAGGTATAGGTTCAagtgggaaaaaaaaatgaaatttcgtcgagggaaaaaaagaaacaaaaattcACGACAACATGTCTGATTGCTCGCTTTGGGTATTTTCTTCGCAGAGTGAATAGTGAGGACAGATGGGAGAAGAACTCCCGGAGAACAATGGAT
This sequence is a window from Huiozyma naganishii CBS 8797 chromosome 3, complete genome. Protein-coding genes within it:
- the KNAG0C06210 gene encoding uncharacterized protein (similar to Saccharomyces cerevisiae YAP6 (YDR259C) and CIN5 (YOR028C); ancestral locus Anc_5.619); translation: MSDNDVNSNSNNDQTHSTDTATAEQLKKNPMNIRDLSNPLDEYRGQVQDHIAVQRSTNRLVDGLGNENWDRTNDNINANSPHDTNDNNNNSIIYLSHKNAVGAFPGNHGIQCAPPGVQSQPTFAYPQHLLHVQPAGNNPGINQQAQMPLYPGPMFPVVTRIPTPLRPAAAQTRMGFPGTMQPPVTTTASRINPGTVTLQNSPTGPSHDTNLHETTTTTTEPNNSIYSSSPMALPPPLAPAGTFIQRPMVWLPPQQQPVGAPPPPPPNEEDESDEERKAQYPPLSHLYGMAQYNHISKNLKSLRDSKRAVQNRNAQKAFRLRKEKYMRLLEDKAMKYEQLYREHEALQREILNLRNRIYQLEQQLRAVTGNCNNVAPSAPP